A region of the Candidatus Methylomirabilis oxygeniifera genome:
AAGGCCACGGCTTTCGTCTGGTCTCCGGTGGAACGGATACCCATCTCCTGTTGATCGATCTGCGTGGGAAAGGGGTGACCGGAAAGGCGGCAGAAACTGCGCTGGATCAGGCCGGGATTACGGCGAATAAGAACGGTATCCCATTCGACGAGGAAAAGCCGACCGTCACCTCAGGTATCCGGATCGGGACGCCGGCCGTGACCACCCGAGGGATGCGGGAAGGCGAGATGAGAGAGATCGCAAATCTCATTGCCGACGTCCTGAAAGACGTATCGAACGCCGCGGCTCTGGCCGGAGTTGCGGTTCGGGTGAAAGAGCTTTGTGACTCCTTCCCATTGTACCGAGAGCAGCTTGCCCTCTCCTCTCCCCACCTTGTGTAGGATCCTCCGAGGGACTCGCGTGTGAAGTGTCCCTACTGCGGCAGTCTCGAAGAAAAGGTCGTCGATTCTCGCGAGGGCAAGGACGGTGCAGTCGTCCGTCGTCGCCGCCAATGCCAACAGTGCCTGAAGCGTTTCACCACCTATGAGCGGATCGAGGAGATCCACTTCATGGTCATTAAGGCGGACGGCCGTCGGGAACCGTTCGATCGGCACAAGATTCTGTCGGGATTGCTCAAGGCGACCCAGAAACGGCCGGTCAGCGTCGTTCAGCTTGAGAAGATCGTAGATGAGATTGAGGGCCGCCTCGCAGAGAAAGCGGAGCGAGAGATGCCTTCTGCTGAGATCGGTGAGCTGATTATGGAGCGGCTCCACGAGATCGATGAGGTGGCGTACGTCCGTTTCGCATCGGTGTATCGTCAGTTCAAGGACGTCAGTCAGTTTGTCGAGGAGGTTAAGGGTCTCCGAGAAGGGGGGAGGCGTCGGGGTGCCCCGTAAATATGGACATTATTACCCTTGGTCTCAGCCACAAGACAGCGCCGATTGAACTCCGGGAGAAATTCCATATCCCGGAGTCGGAACTGCCGGAAGTCTTGGATGAGCTTGGCGGGTGCGGGCAGATCCTTGAGCGAATGATTCTCTCCACCTGCAACCGCGTGGAGACGTACGCTGTTGTGGACGATGTGGAGGGCGCTCGCCGGTTCCTCATAGAGTTCCTCGCCGAGCGACAGAAGCTTCCGCCGGAAGCCTTTGAGTCTTCTCTGTATCTGTTGACCGCTGACCAGGCTATCCGGCATCTCTTCCGGGTGGCGTCGAGTCTGGATGCGATGGTGGTCGGCGAGTCGCAGATCCTGGGCCAGGTGAAAGCGGCATACGCGGTTGCCCTCGAGCGGGAGGCTACGGGTCAGATCCTCAACGCCCTCATGGACAGGGCGTTGCGCGTCGCGAAGCGGGTTCGAACCGAGACCGGGATCGCCACCTCGGCCGTCTCAGTCTCGACCGCGGCGATCGAGCTGGCCAAGAAGATCTTGGGCGACCTGACGGGTCGTACGGTGATGCTGATCGGGGCCGGGAAGATGTCGGAGTTGTCGGCCAAGCATTTGCTGGCTGATGGCGTCGGCACGGTTCTCGTCACCAATCGGCATTTCGATCGCGCCGTCGAATTGGCAAAGCGGTGGGGCGGTCGGGCGGTCCGATATGATTTCGCTAAGCTGGAGATGCTTAGCGCCGATATCATCATCAGTTCGACCGGAGCCCCGCACCAGATCCTCTCTAAGGACGACTTCCAGGAGATCATCGCACAGCGCCATAACCGTCCGATCTTTGTGATCGACATCGCCGTTCCCCGTGACATCGACCCCGCGGCCGGCGAGATCGAGCATGTGTACCTGTATGATCTTGATGATCTCAAGGGGGTGGTAGAGGCCAACCTTCGAGAGCGGCAGCGCGAGGCAGAACTGGCGGAGGCGATGATCGACCAGGAGGCCAAGCAGTTTGCCGAGTGGCTTGCGGGTCTGCACGTTGTCCCGACGATCGTGGCCATGCGTAAGAAGGTCGAAACGATCCGCGAGGAGGAACTCCAAAGGATTTTTACGAAGCTGCAAGACTTGACGCCGGAGGAGCGTCATGCTATCTCCCTCATGACCGGCTCGATTGTGAATAAGATCCTGCACGATCCGACGATGGAGTTGAAGCGCCAGTCGGTCTCGAAAGAGGGCCATCTTTACATCAATGTATTGCGTCGGCTCTTCGGTATCGGGGAGGAGTAAGAGGAGGGTGCAGCGTGGAGGGTGAAAGCTAAGAGATGCGTAGTCACACGGTGAAGCTGGGAACGCGGGGAAGTCCGCTGGCGCTGTGCCAGGCGGGACTGGTGACGGAAGAGCTGCGCCGGCGATGGCCCGATCTCGACGTGACCATCGTTCCTATTAAGACCTCCGGCGATAAGTTCCTTGATGTTGTCCTGTCACAGGTTGGCGGAAAAGGCCTCTTCGTCAAGGAGATCGAGGAGGCCCTGCTCGATGGCCGGATTGACCTTGCAGTCCATAGCCTGAAAGATCTGCCTGCGGAACTGGCGCCCGGTCTTTGCGAAGGAGCCGTCATGCGCCGCGAAGACCCGCTTGATGCGCTTGTGGCGAGGAACGGCCTTCGGTTCACAGACCTCCCGCGTGGAGCCAGGATCGGCACCAGCAGCCTCCGACGACAGGTTCAGTTCCTCCATTGTCGTCCGGATCTCCAGATCGAGTCGCTGCGCGGCAATGTACAAACGCGGCTGAACAAACTCGAGACGCTTGGCCTTGAGGCGGTGGTCCTGGCCGCCGCGGGCCTTATCCGCTTAGGGCTACAGGATCGGATTACCGAGCGCTTGCAGCCGGATCTGTGCCTGCCGGCCATCGGTCAAGGGGCCCTGGTCATCGAAATCCGGGAGGACGATCGGCAGACGGCTGAGCGTGTAGAGACGCTTAATCATCGCGAGACTCGGCAAGCGACGACGGCGGAACGAGCGTTCCTGCGGCGCCTGGGCGGAAGCTGCGTAACCCCGATTGCTGCCTTCGGCCGGCTTGAGGGCGAGACGCTCGAGCTGACCGGTATGGTTGCCGGTCTGGATGGTAAGCGACTGCTCAGGCAGGCCGTTGTGGGGGAGGCCGGCGCGCCTGAGCAGGTGGGGCAGACGCTGGCAGATCGACTGCTTTCAGCGGGAGCGGGTGAGATCATTCGAGAGGTGAACGCCCAGCTTTCAGAGAAGCGTGGATAATGGGGAAGGTGTATCTCATTGGCGCCGGGCCGGGTGATCCCGGCCTTTTTACTCTGCGTGGCGTCGCGTGTCTCCGTGAAGCCGATGTGATCGTATACGATTACCTCGCCAACCCGCGTCTGCTTTCGTACGCCAGGCCTGATGCTGAGTTGATCTATGTCGGCAAGAAGGGCGGTAACTCCGATGCGGCCACACAAGTAGAGATCGACCGTCTGCTGATCGAGAAGGCTCTGGCCGGAAAGGTGGTGGCGCGGCTGAAAGGTGGCGATCCGTTCATTTTCGGGCGGGGCGGCGAAGAAGGGGAGGAGCTATTTGAGGCAGGTATTCCCTTCGAGGTTGTTCCAGGGATCACTTCAGCGATAGCCGTACCGGCCTATGCAGGCATCCCGCTGACTCACCGTGATTACGCCTCGACAGTCGCCATTCTGACCGGACACGAGGATCCTTCGAAACAGACCTCGGTAATTGCATGGGAGAAGATAGCGACCGGCATCGGAACGTTGGTATTTCTGATGGGTGTCGGTAATCTTCCAACGATTGTTGATAAGCTCCTCGGGTGTGGTCGGTCCAAAGATACGCCGGCCGCCGTCATGCACTGGGGTACCAAACCCGAGCAGGAGACCGTCGCCGGCACGCTCGAGAACATCGTGGCGCTTGCCCAGATGCGCGGGCTGGGACCGCCCGCTGTCCTTGTCGTCGGCGAGGTCGTCCGGCTTCGTGAGCGGCTGAACTGGTTCGAGCGCCGGCCGCTGTTCGGGAAGCGGATCCTTGTGACCAGGACTCGTGAGCAGGCGGGCCGGTTTGCCGAACTGCTGGAAGGACAGGGGGCGGAGGTTGTGGGGGTTCCGCTTATCGAGATTGCGCCGCCCAAAAGCTGGCAACCTGTGGACCAAGCCATCGAACGGCTTGAGACCTACAGGTGGGTGATCTTTACCAGTGCGAACGGCGTCGAGGCGTTTTTCCATCGGCTACGGGAGCTTCGTCAGGATGCCAGACGCCTGGGAGCCGCCAGGATCTGCGCCATCGGGTCTGCAACTGCCGATACTCTTGAAGGACACAATATTATCCCCGATGTCGTCCCGGTCGAATTCCGCGCGGAAGGGATCATCGAGGCGCTGAAACCGTATGATCTGCGCGGCGAGAAGATTTTGTTGCCGCGGGCCGAAGTCGCACGA
Encoded here:
- a CDS encoding conserved hypothetical protein with ATP cone domain (Evidence 4 : Homologs of previously reported genes of unknown function), which codes for MKCPYCGSLEEKVVDSREGKDGAVVRRRRQCQQCLKRFTTYERIEEIHFMVIKADGRREPFDRHKILSGLLKATQKRPVSVVQLEKIVDEIEGRLAEKAEREMPSAEIGELIMERLHEIDEVAYVRFASVYRQFKDVSQFVEEVKGLREGGRRRGAP
- the hemA gene encoding Glutamyl-tRNA reductase (GluTR) → MDIITLGLSHKTAPIELREKFHIPESELPEVLDELGGCGQILERMILSTCNRVETYAVVDDVEGARRFLIEFLAERQKLPPEAFESSLYLLTADQAIRHLFRVASSLDAMVVGESQILGQVKAAYAVALEREATGQILNALMDRALRVAKRVRTETGIATSAVSVSTAAIELAKKILGDLTGRTVMLIGAGKMSELSAKHLLADGVGTVLVTNRHFDRAVELAKRWGGRAVRYDFAKLEMLSADIIISSTGAPHQILSKDDFQEIIAQRHNRPIFVIDIAVPRDIDPAAGEIEHVYLYDLDDLKGVVEANLRERQREAELAEAMIDQEAKQFAEWLAGLHVVPTIVAMRKKVETIREEELQRIFTKLQDLTPEERHAISLMTGSIVNKILHDPTMELKRQSVSKEGHLYINVLRRLFGIGEE
- the hemC gene encoding Porphobilinogen deaminase (PBG) (Hydroxymethylbilane synthase) (HMBS) (Pre-uroporphyrinogen synthase), which gives rise to MRSHTVKLGTRGSPLALCQAGLVTEELRRRWPDLDVTIVPIKTSGDKFLDVVLSQVGGKGLFVKEIEEALLDGRIDLAVHSLKDLPAELAPGLCEGAVMRREDPLDALVARNGLRFTDLPRGARIGTSSLRRQVQFLHCRPDLQIESLRGNVQTRLNKLETLGLEAVVLAAAGLIRLGLQDRITERLQPDLCLPAIGQGALVIEIREDDRQTAERVETLNHRETRQATTAERAFLRRLGGSCVTPIAAFGRLEGETLELTGMVAGLDGKRLLRQAVVGEAGAPEQVGQTLADRLLSAGAGEIIREVNAQLSEKRG
- a CDS encoding Uroporphyrinogen-III methylase and Uroporphyrinogen-III synthase, producing the protein MGKVYLIGAGPGDPGLFTLRGVACLREADVIVYDYLANPRLLSYARPDAELIYVGKKGGNSDAATQVEIDRLLIEKALAGKVVARLKGGDPFIFGRGGEEGEELFEAGIPFEVVPGITSAIAVPAYAGIPLTHRDYASTVAILTGHEDPSKQTSVIAWEKIATGIGTLVFLMGVGNLPTIVDKLLGCGRSKDTPAAVMHWGTKPEQETVAGTLENIVALAQMRGLGPPAVLVVGEVVRLRERLNWFERRPLFGKRILVTRTREQAGRFAELLEGQGAEVVGVPLIEIAPPKSWQPVDQAIERLETYRWVIFTSANGVEAFFHRLRELRQDARRLGAARICAIGSATADTLEGHNIIPDVVPVEFRAEGIIEALKPYDLRGEKILLPRAEVARDLLPKELEQRGATVEVVPVYRTVKSTSSVELLKSILTDRKIDLVTFTSSSTVTNFVEALTQEDLKALCEGVRVGCIGPITKETAERFGLPIDIVPERYTIPSFVDAIVQYYQTSAAG